Proteins from a genomic interval of Haliaeetus albicilla chromosome 13, bHalAlb1.1, whole genome shotgun sequence:
- the CAPN8 gene encoding calpain-8, whose translation MSRVAARLCQERAAADGLGSNRNAIKYLKQDYEALKQQCLQAGTLFKDEEFPACPSVLGYRDLGPYSFKTQGIIWKRPTELCANPQFIIGGATRTDVCQGELGDCWLLAAIASLTLNPDILYRVVPKAQSFQKDYAGIFHFQFWQYGEWVDVVVDDRLPTKNGKLLFVHSEESNEFWSALLEKAYAKLNGSYEALAGGSTIEAFEDFTGGISESYELRRAPSNLYQIIQKALRAGSLLGCSIDITTAAEIEAITSLKLVKGHAYSVTGAEEVYYRGRPEKLVRLRNPWGDVEWTGAWSDNAPEWNYVDPKQKQALDKQVDDGEFWMAFSDFQRQFTRLEICNLTPDTLTSNEVNKWDLTLFNGQWRRGSTAGGCQNYQATYWTNPQFKIRLDKPDDDHEGSLDEPCCTILVGLMQKNRRRQKKMGEALLSIGYSLYRIPEELENNTDIHVNRAFFARNQPAARSDPYVNLREVSSRMKLPRGEYLIVPSTFEPYKNGEFCLRVFSEKQAKTQVIGDVVSANPYEPHVDNKDIDDEFKTLFQKLSGEDCEVTAAELRTILNRVLAKRNDIKSDGFNINTCREMISLLDTNGTGTLGLVEFKTLWMKIQKYLAIYKKVDSDYSGTIDSHEMRNALREAGFTLNDQVQHSIVIRYACSKLTIDFDGFVACMIRLETLFKVFHLLDKDKSGVIQLSLAEWLCSTLV comes from the exons ATGTCCAGGGTGGCAGCGAGGCTGTGCCAAGAAAGAGCGGCCGCGGACGGGCTCGGATCCAACAGGAATGCCATCAAGTATTTGAAGCAGGACTACGAAGCCCTGAAGCAGCAGTGCCTGCAGGCTGGCACCCTGTTCAAGGATGAGGAGTTCCCAGCCTGTCCTTCCGTACTGGGCTACCGGGATCTGGGACCGTACTCCTTCAAAACCCAGGGAATAATCTGGAAACGCCCCACG GAGTTATGTGCCAACCCTCAGTTTATAATCGGAGGAGCTACTCGAACGGATGTCTGCCAAGGAGAGCTGG GTGATTGCTGGCTCCTAGCTGCCATTGCATCTCTCACTTTGAATCCAGACATTCTGTACCGTGTTGTTCCCAAGGCTCAGAGTTTCCAGAAGGACTATGCTGGGATCTTTCACTTCCAG TTCTGGCAGTACGGGGAGTGGGTGGACGTCGTGGTGGACGACAGGCTGCCCACCAAGAATGGGAAGCTTCTCTTTGTGCACTCGGAGGAAAGCAACGAGTTCTGGAGCGCGCTGCTGGAGAAGGCCTATGCCAA GTTGAATGGCTCTTATGAAGCTCTTGCAGGAGGGTCCACTATAGAGGCCTTTGAGGATTTTACTGGAGGCATTTCTGAGTCCTATGAGCTGCGGAGGGCTCCTTCAAACCTGTACCAAATCATCCAGAAGGCTCTGAGAGCTGGGTCACTGCTTGGCTGTTCCATAGAT ATAACTACTGCAGCTGAAATAGAAGCAATCACAAGTCTGAAGCTGGTAAAGGGACACGCTTACTCTGTCACTGGAGCAGAAGAG GTATATTACCGAGGACGGCCAGAGAAACTAGTGAGGCTTAGAAATCCCTGGGGTGACGTGGAATGGACTGGAGCTTGGAGTGATAA TGCTCCTGAATGGAATTATGTTGATCCCAAACAAAAACAGGCTCTGGATAAGCAAGTAGATGATGGAGAGTTTTG GATGGCATTTTCGGATTTTCAAAGGCAGTTCACCCGCCTTGAGATCTGCAACTTGACTCCCGACACACTGACAAGCAACGAGGTCAATAAATGGGACCTGACCCTGTTTAACGGACAGTGGAGACGGGGTTCAACTGCTGGGGGCTGCCAGAATTACCAAG CAACATACTGGACCAATCCCCAGTTTAAAATCCGGTTGGACAAACCAGATGATGACCATGAAGGGAGTTTGGATGAGCCGTGCTGTACTATACTGGTGGGCTTGATGCAGAAGAACCgcaggagacagaagaaaatgggaGAAGCTCTGCTTAGTATTGGTTATTCACTCTATCGG atTCCTGAGGAG CTGGAAAATAACACAGATATTCATGTAAACCGTGCTTTCTTCGCAAGGAACCAACCAGCAGCTCGGTCTGATCCTTACGTCAACCTGCGTGAAGTCTCCAGCCGCATGAAGTTGCCCCGGGGAGAATACCTCATTGTGCCGTCCACTTTTGAGCCTTACAAAAATGGAGAGTTCTGCCTGCGAgttttttctgagaaacaggCTAAAACGCA ggTGATTGGTGATGTGGTGTCTGCAAACCCCTATGAG CCTCATGTTGATAACAAAGATATAGATGATGAGTTCAAGACTCTGTTTCAAAAGCTCTCTGGAGAG GACTGTGAAGTGACTGCAGCTGAACTTCGAACTATCCTAAACCGGGTTTTGGCGAAGA GAAATGATATTAAAAGTGATGGATTCAACATTAACACTTGCAGGGAGATGATCAGCCTTTTAGAT ACCAATGGGACCGGCACCTTGGGACTTGTAGAATTCAAGACACTTTGGATGAAGATTCAGAAGTATTTG GCAATCTATAAGAAAGTGGACAGTGACTACTCTGGTACCATCGACTCCCATGAGATGCGAAATGCCCTCAGAGAGGCAG GTTTCACGCTCAACGACCAGGTGCAACACAGCATTGTTATCCGATACGCCTGCAGCAAGCTGACCATTGATTTCGACGGCTTTGTGGCCTGTATGATCCGCTTGGAGACCCTGTTCA AAGTGTTCCATCTCCTGGACAAAGACAAGAGTGGAGTCATCCAGCTCTCTCTGGCTGAG TGGTTGTGCTCCACACTGGTTTGA